ATTCCATGAAACCATCGTCGGTGGTGTCGTACCGAAACAATATATCCCTGGGGTGGAAACAGGGGTACGGGAATATCTCAGCGAGGGGCCTTTGGGCTTCCCGGTGGTGGATGTGGATGTAACTCTTACGAATGGTTCCTATCACGCAGTGGACAGTTCGGAGCAGGCTTTTAAGCAGGCGGCCCGCATTGCGATGACCGAGGGGATGCCCCACTGTGAGCCACAATTGTTGGAGCCGATTTTGGTAATCAATATCTATATTCCCAATGAATTTACCGCCAATGCCCTGCAACTGATCAGCGGTAAACGGGGCCAAATTCTCGGTTATGAAAGTTTGACCGATTGGCGCGGCTGGGACCATATCACTGGGTATTTTCCCCTCGCAGAGATGCATAACCTGATTATCGAGTTGCGATCGCTCACCTTTGGGGTCGGCTTCTTTGATTGGCAATATGACCACCTCCAGGAGGTACCGGACAAGGTTTCAGAACAGGTCCTTGCCACCTTAGAGACTCGTTAAATTTTTCCTTTCAATTCACTCAAAGATTTCCCTCAGTTACTACTCACACTGGGGGCTTTTTTGGGGGCGATCGCCAAAATAATCTCGCTATACTGAAGGATGAAGTGTCATCACCTCCGGAGGTGCGCCCCATGTGCATTTGTGTGGACTGTGAATATGTAGACCGCTGCGAAACCTACCATGTGGTCGAGACCCAGCACCAGCAACCCCACTTAACTGACCAGCCCAATTTTTCCCCCATTGAACCGACCATTAACGTGAATATCCGTTCGGAAGGCGAAATCATTGAAATGGAATGGGATGTGGTCGGCTGTGCCAGTTTTTCTCAAGAAAAAGGGAAATGGGCCCGGCTCCGGCCTGGTGAGGCTGTTCCTACTTAAAAAAATTCATCACAGCACCCAGCGACGTTGAGACTTTTTCAGTAAAATCAATGGCGTGTATTGCAGTATCGATATGGTGTGGGGATATGTCATGAAAATCAATGGGTTTGTCTTGGGCTTGATTTGTCTAGGGGGCAGCTTAGTGGGAAACCAGGCGATCGCCCAAAGCAATATGAAAAATGGTTTCCTGAATATCCAGATGCGGACGGCCCTTTGTGGTCAAAATTGGCCCCAGGCTATTCAAGTGCTCGATACCATGAAACAAATTAGCCCCAAAGACCGCCCTGCCCTCGATCAATATCGCGCGCTCCTGGTTCGTTTTCGCAATAATAATGCTCGCCTCCCTGCCTGGCCCCCAGCAGAATATTGTTCTGGTGCATTGAATACATTGCCCAGTCCCAATATGAATGGCGCTACTCCCAACAGCTCTCCCGCCGCTGCCCCAGGAACGGCGGCACCCAGACCAACAACGCCCACAACCCCAGAGGGCCGAATCGATACAATTCCGGTTTTTAACTAATTGTAGTTACTGAAGAGATTAATTCTGGTGGGCGATCGCCTCAGAGCGACATTGAGCTTGGCGGGCGAAAATCATCGTGCTGTAGAGCTGCCAAGCCGGATCCCAGTAGGTATCTTGGTGAATTTCAGCGCGAAATAGATTGACCTGAGGATCGATCTTGCGGAGTAATTCAGGAAAATCCCGGGCATTGTTAGCAAAGCTTTTGAAATCAGCCCAACGCTCATTTTTACTGAGGTGCTTAGCCAACTGTTGCTGCATACTGTTCCAGTTGCGGCGGTTACTCAGTTGCTCGATGGGATGGTCGGGGTCGACTAAAAAAGAAAACCCCCGTTGAAATTGGTAGTGCTGATCGTTTAGACGCAAAATCAATTGGCGATCGCCCCAATGCAGATCACAGAGCTGGGCATAATCCAAGACTTTGGTTTTGTAATAGGATTTGCCCCGACCATCCTTTTCAAGGGATTCTTCAAAAATCGGCACCATGCCTGTCACCCACTGGGAAATTTCAGCCCAGGGAATCGTAAACGTGACCGCTGTCCCGGCAGCATCAAGACCTCGAATTTTGAGGTCAGGGGTCAACTGTTCGATCACCTGCACCTGAATCACCTGGATGTTTTCCATCTGGGCTAAGGACAAACAAAAACTTGTAATATTTCCCTGGGCCAGAGCTTTGCCATAGAAACGTAATTCTCCCAAGTGACCCGTGCGGAATAAACGCCAGGATTTGAGGGGGAGTTGTAGCCCGGCTGAATAGGGGTCCGTGCGAAAAACCGTTGCAAAATGCTGGGCCGCCCTCTTTTTTTGACTGGGCTCTAAAGGCTCTAGAACAAATAAACCATAAGCATCCCCTTCCGGTGCCGCTTTTTCACGGGCGATCGCCATCTGTTCCAAAGACCGCTCCCGCCTTTTTAGTCGTTCCAAACCTTGGCGGGCCTGGGTGACAATTTTGGGGAGAGTTGCCCCTTTGAGGAGTTGTCGATAGTTTTTTTCTGCCTGTGCCCAGCGCCCAGTTTCCTCGTACCAGCGAGCCACATAGAGCCGGAACCAAGGATTTTTGGGTTCTATTTTTTGCCACTGCAATAGCAACTTTTGCATCCGCGCAAAATCTCCCTGGGCGAGGGCCACTTGGATCTGCTTGAGGACGGTGACAGGTTGGGCCATGGGTTCTTAAGAAAAAGGCGATCGCCAAAATATTCATCCATTCTAACCACTCCATCCCACAAAAAAAGGGGCACCATTGCCCCCCCAAAAAACGATAAATTTCGCAACAAAAATGCCGAAATCCTTAAGCCATCCGTGAATAGTATTCCACCACGAGCAGCTCATTGATTTGCAGGGCGACCCATTCGCGTTCAATGACGCCATTGACCTTACCGGTCAGGGTTGCCTTATCAAATTCCAAGTGACTGGGTACATTGGCTAAACCAGGAAATTCCATGTTTGCCTCTACCAATTTCCGAGAGCGATCGCGATCGCGCACGGTGATCACATCCCCAGGACGACACTGGTAACTGGGAATGTCAACAGTACGGCCATTGACCACAATGTGACCATGGTTGACCAACTGGCGTGCAGCCGGAATTGTCCCGGCCATTCCCAGACGGAAAATCGTATTATCCA
The nucleotide sequence above comes from [Synechococcus] sp. NIES-970. Encoded proteins:
- a CDS encoding hypothetical protein (conserved hypothetical protein) codes for the protein MCICVDCEYVDRCETYHVVETQHQQPHLTDQPNFSPIEPTINVNIRSEGEIIEMEWDVVGCASFSQEKGKWARLRPGEAVPT
- a CDS encoding hypothetical protein (conserved hypothetical protein), producing the protein MAQPVTVLKQIQVALAQGDFARMQKLLLQWQKIEPKNPWFRLYVARWYEETGRWAQAEKNYRQLLKGATLPKIVTQARQGLERLKRRERSLEQMAIAREKAAPEGDAYGLFVLEPLEPSQKKRAAQHFATVFRTDPYSAGLQLPLKSWRLFRTGHLGELRFYGKALAQGNITSFCLSLAQMENIQVIQVQVIEQLTPDLKIRGLDAAGTAVTFTIPWAEISQWVTGMVPIFEESLEKDGRGKSYYKTKVLDYAQLCDLHWGDRQLILRLNDQHYQFQRGFSFLVDPDHPIEQLSNRRNWNSMQQQLAKHLSKNERWADFKSFANNARDFPELLRKIDPQVNLFRAEIHQDTYWDPAWQLYSTMIFARQAQCRSEAIAHQN
- the rpsD gene encoding ribosomal protein S4 encodes the protein MARYRGARLRITRRLGELPGLTRKSARREYPPGQHGQGRRKRSEYAIRLEEKQKLRFNYGVSEKQLIRYVRKARRATGSTGQSILQLLEMRLDNTIFRLGMAGTIPAARQLVNHGHIVVNGRTVDIPSYQCRPGDVITVRDRDRSRKLVEANMEFPGLANVPSHLEFDKATLTGKVNGVIEREWVALQINELLVVEYYSRMA